The DNA segment TAGTTTATGAGTCCCTTCATCCATGAGGCCCCTATCTAGCACAGAAGATCTCgctgagactactgtacacactctTCTATATGCAGGAATTACCATACACGGGGCCCCTacattgacggggccccccgcggccgctcagtccgcgcaccgttaaatccgccactaACCATCACAATAACTTTTCAATTTGacgttacttttttttgttattatgttaggaaaataatttaatctATCCCTGTTACTAATAAGGGATACTGGAGAGCCAGTGTCCACCTAAAAAATAAGTTTTCTGTCGGAAATCTCCATTTCTAGCAAAAACATACCAGCCATATTTTGTATTGTTCTCATGTCGAACACGTGCACGATGTTGGCGTCATCGTCTGCGGGAAGCTCAGAGCTGCATTCTAGTGTGTGTACACTCGAACGATTTACTTTTGTCCGGCATACTTTTGCAAGATGCCCCATCTTATTGCAATGATTGCAAATTGTCTTCAAGTGTCGGCACTTATCCGCAAGATGGTCTCCATCCCCACACCGATAGCAAGATACTTTCCGTTGAGTTGACGCCGgcttgcttttctttttattcgcAGCAATGATGTGCTGAACTGGATATGGAGTAACGGTGCCTTGTATCTCATCTGTACCTCGGTTAGACATTTCCATGCCGAAAGCTATGTCCTTTGCTTTAGCCAATGTCAGGTCACGTATCTCGAGCAGCCGCGATTGTATCGCACGGTTTTGAAGTCCGAACATGAATTGATTTCGCAAGGCTTTGTCAAGGTAATCGCCAAAACTACAAGTTTGAGCAAGCTTTTCTAATTCCATCAAATATGTGCTCAGTGATTCATTTTCGCGTTGTTTTCGGTTTGCAAACTtgaaattttccaaaatttcCAATGGATTTGGATTAAAATGCTCTTTGAGGATGGCAACAATTTCTTCGAACGTTTTTGTTTGCGGTTCATCATTCTTTAGCTTGTTGCACAATACATCGTAGGTCGTACTACCCATGTAATGAAGGAGGTAATCGCGTTTGTCTTCTTCGGGAACACGATGAATTTTGAAAGCAATCTGTAGTCTTTCTAGCCATCTTTGGATTTTGCAGTTTGTTGGGTCGAATGGTTCAAACACGAACATTCCCGACATCTTCTTTGTAGCAGTAGCAGTTGTTATTTCAGCAGTATTGTCGGATCTTGTAAGGCCAGTATTAGAAGGATcaacagtagcagtagcaacagcagcagccgcagcagcagcaaaagaacAACCAATGCCCGCTGGATTTATCGGCGGAAGAGTTTCTGTAGAGttatcagcatcagcagcctTTGCAGCGGAGCGGGTGATGATTGAATAAGCAGCAGAACCAGCTTCCCTTGGTGGAGATGCCATGAATACAAACACAGCACAGTTTCGATTTGTACGGCTTTGTTCTATGAGCAATGTAGCACGCGTAATGCTCGTTCTTCCTCGTCGCCAATTTATCGTAATTATGATGTATGAACTTTTATTTCCGTGGTATTCTGCTTACAAACGTTCTTCGTGTGTGCAAAGTGACGCTTCTTTTCTTGGCGCACTTTTCTCCCATTCCCCCGTTTGACGGTTCTTGACAGCTACCTCCTGTCAGGTTGGCTCATACGATAACTTGCTGTACGTGCTGGTTATGACAAACAGTACACatcataaataataacaagCACAATACACACTATATATactcggccgcgcgccagccgtaCCGTGCCCTGCCGGGAGCCTTGCTCGACCGGCTGCTCGCAACACTTGCTTGTCCgagcgcacaacacacactaagCGGCCCGCGCTTAGTGTGCgtacgacagtgtgcgtgacacactgtcgtcccctgGACATTGACCAGTGGCAGCACAActaccacggcaagtccaggggtcggcacggctgcccacaacaatatagatttttgctcggaaagtcagaaggctatataggtcatgataagataaaacttgtcgaaacacattgcaagaaaaggatagcaatataatgatgagttgtaatacgccatctattgatcaaaccaataaagctgtggagctttcatttttttctatggatattcaattttccagtcgtttaagcttaatctgtggcgcttgggtatacaggtgggcttatcccaaggtgtatgaatttagaaggctgatttttatcgcttctgcttctgaatgaagattgtaagagtaTTTTGAGTATtagtcaagcctccagaaagcttgttgcagcaaaagttttcactcgttctgtcaaaaagtgatgttcaaaattggttatgaaaaaattctatgagaccacctggactacatacactttgattccacattccaccacctgatctctttgatgcaccttgggataaacgataaacaacaccgtgttttcgagcaggtacttgAATCTAATtttagcttttaggctaaaattttctagactgaaaatcgcaggctagttttttgtgtggttttgtatggagttttgGCTACCTCGTGGGTAGACCACTTTTTATTTGGATTCCCAAGATGTCACAAAAtacaatgttttacaatgtCTTTATCACGCGTTACGCAGTTACGGGAGCACGTCCACTAGCGGATGAGaacgaaaagagaagagaacgcgTGGTGGGAACGACGGCTTTTTATAATCTTTTTAACGGGAAATAGTTTAGTCTGGCTAAGTTGATAACTATTGCTCGAATTAGGGTGCTCGAAtaacttttcttttcgtttctttccagctttctatatctcttctctcatctatttccagctttcttctatctctttctccttcttcttgtttcctctatcaaaatttcgtttcaggagaactgccttacgggcttggagtggtgaccaacgatgcagacaccccattgcccacccgaagcgtgggcgataggaccaaagggaccgcgtcgcaccacggaaagcagcgtaataagcagaatcagcagaccagatcgccgcagaagatgcgtcgtgacccagggtgcaaccgcacacacgactccgcatgaagtaatacgcaccacaagcgtaccggccgagttgggtgagtcggagagggggatggaatatgctcactcttcgttaacaaaaaaaaaaaaaaaaaaaaggtgctcGAATAAggttcatattcatattcattaGGGTGCTCGAATTAGGGTGCTTGAATTAGGGTGTTCGAATTAGAGTGCCCGATATTTTGAATTGACGGTTGACGTCAGCTCCGGACTGTGGTGAGGCTATAACGTGGTCGCCAcagagtgtttacatgatttcagcctccaactgtcaaactccatacaaaaaactaactagaatcgtgaaggcccccaataTTAGATTTTTCGCACAAAtcatatgaaataaatgagtaagtgtataaaagtgctaaataaaatcaaaaacttTGAGTATTGAAtagtattttattcaaaaaatgagaaattcgacatacgcggatattcgagttacgcggattcgccGGGAACacagaaaccgcgtaactcgggaacagactatacaaaaaatgagttttttttcgctacccaagtgacatttgctcgaaatcgttttaccatatctgctcgattagtgctcgatacgcctgaaaatgtggatttgtgtgtgatcaagtgtgttgaaagcgccaagatttggcgtgatcgtaaattagacgttcctctatcgatgaacgatgccgtcgagctcatttctcattcatagctatggttttttgattaaaaacaaaagctaattttatgtgacgttattctataaaaatgggtattatttaagtataaaatgccCAAGTGACATTAGcccgaaattgttttcccatatctgctcgattagtaatcgatacgcctgaaattgtggatttgtgtgtgatcaagtgtgttgaaagcgccaagatttgCTGTGATCGTAGATTAGacgttcctctatcgatggacgatgccatcgagctcatttttcattcatgactatggttttttgatgaaaaacaaaagctaattttatgTGACACTATTCTATAAAAATgggtattatttaagtataaaatgggtacatgaccaactataacgatagcAAACATCGTTTCCAGGCGAATATATaagaaagtaacgaaacaGCCGCATCacatttgattttaaaggactttttcgaaattcccttaaactggtgcagtttaagggaagtttaaggctccagtttaaggaaatttgctcgaattcccgattattcgtgctatATAATGTCAGCTGGGTATACAGTgcagcgccgtttatccggaaattttttatccggctttccgtttatccgtgctattgagaaatgacagttcaatacaaaaatgaCATTGGGCTATGAGGAGctatatttgaaaaagcggttataaaagcacattgtcataacaaaaacactgtaattcatggcaaatttttaaaattctttttcgaaaaacatgaagttaataaaaactgggttatttttatcaaaaaataagaaaaattt comes from the Anopheles coluzzii chromosome 2, AcolN3, whole genome shotgun sequence genome and includes:
- the LOC125906445 gene encoding uncharacterized protein LOC125906445, giving the protein MASPPREAGSAAYSIITRSAAKAADADNSTETLPPINPAGIGCSFAAAAAAAVATATVDPSNTGLTRSDNTAEITTATATKKMSGMFVFEPFDPTNCKIQRWLERLQIAFKIHRVPEEDKRDYLLHYMGSTTYDVLCNKLKNDEPQTKTFEEIVAILKEHFNPNPLEILENFKFANRKQRENESLSTYLMELEKLAQTCSFGDYLDKALRNQFMFGLQNRAIQSRLLEIRDLTLAKAKDIAFGMEMSNRGTDEIQGTVTPYPVQHIIAANKKKSKPASTQRKVSCYRCGDGDHLADKCRHLKTICNHCNKMGHLAKVCRTKVNRSSVHTLECSSELPADDDANIVHVFDMRTIQNMAGMFLLEMEISDRKLIF